In the Ipomoea triloba cultivar NCNSP0323 chromosome 6, ASM357664v1 genome, one interval contains:
- the LOC116022365 gene encoding endoglucanase 25-like, with the protein MSMYGRDPWGGPLEIHANDSATDDDRSRNLQDLDRAALSRSLDETQQSWLLGPTEQKKKRYVDLGCIIVSRKVFKWTVGSVLAAAVLVGLIVLIVKTVPRHRRPNPPPDNYTLALHKALMFFNAQRSGKLPKHNNVSWRGNSCMRDGKSDDATIFKDLVGGYYDAGDAIKFNFPQSFALTMLSWSVIEYSAKYEAAGELNHVKDIIKWGTDYLLKTFNSSADTIDRVVAQVGSGVTADGSTTPNDHYCWMRPEDIDYDRPVFECHSCSDLAAEMAAALASASIVFKDNKAYSQKLVHGARTLFKFSRDQRGRYSAGGTEAAIFYNSTNYYDEFVWGATWLYYATGNSSYLQLATTPGIAKHAGAFWGGKYYGVMSWDSKLPGAQVLLSRLRLFLSPGYPYEEILSTFHNQTSIVMCSYLPLFTSFNFTKGGLIQLNYGAPQPLQYVANAAFLAALFSDYLAAADAPGWYCGPNFYSVDVLRNFAESQIDYILGKNPRKMSYVVGFGNHYPKHVHHRGASIPKNKVRYNCKGGWKWRDSKKPNPNILVGAMVAGPDVHDGFHDVRTNYNYTEPTLAGNAGLVAALVALSGERSTRIDKNTIFSAVPPMFPTPPPPPAPWKP; encoded by the exons ATGAGTATGTACGGTAGGGACCCGTGGGGCGGCCCGCTGGAGATCCACGCCAACGATTCCGCCACCGACGACGACCGGAGCCGGAACCTGCAGGACTTGGACCGGGCGGCGCTGTCGAGGTCGCTGGACGAGACGCAGCAGAGCTGGCTGCTGGGCCCCACGgagcagaagaagaagaggtaTGTTGATCTGGGCTGCATAATTGTCAGCCGGAAGGTCTTCAAGTGGACTGTCGGCAGCGTCCTCGCCGCCGCCGTTTTGGTCGGATTGATTGTCCTGATCGTCAAGACGGTGCCTCGCCACCGACGCCCCAATCCGCCGCCGGATAATTACACGCTTGCCCTCCACAAGGCCCTCATGTTCTTCAATGCTCAGCGCT CTGGAAAACTACCGAAGCACAATAATGTGTCGTGGAGGGGTAATTCATGTATGCGGGATGGCAAGTCTGACGATGCGACGATATTTAAGGATTTGGTTGGTGGCTATTATGACGCAGGAGACGCAATCAAGTTTAATTTCCCGCAATCTTTTGCCCTTACCATGTTGAGTTGGAGTGTGATTGAATACAGTGCAAAATATGAAGCTGCGGGAGAGCTGAACCATGTGAAAGATATAATTAAGTGGGGGACTGATTACCTCCTCAAGACCTTCAATTCCTCTGCTGATACTATTGATCGGGTTGTTGCCCAG GTTGGATCGGGGGTTACTGCAGATGGAAGCACAACTCCTAACGATCACTATTGTTGGATGCGTCCCGAGGACATTGACTATGACCGGCCTGTGTTTGAATGCCACAGTTGCTCTGATCTTGCTGCCGAGATGGCTGCTGCACTCGCATCTGCATCCATTGTGTTTAAGGACAACAAAGCCTATTCACAGAAGCTTGTCCATGGCGCTCGAACTCTCTTTAAGTTTTCTAGGGATCAGCGCGGGAGATACAGTGCCGGTGGTACTGAAGCTGCAATTTTCTATAATTCCACTAATTATTACGATGAGTTTGTCTGGGGTGCAACGTGGCTGTATTACGCCACCGGAAATTCTTCCTATCTTCAGCTTGCCACAACTCCGGGTATAGCTAAACACGCAGGGGCTTTCTGGGGAGGCAAATATTATGGTGTGATGAGCTGGGATAGCAAGCTTCCTGGAGCTCAA GTGCTTCTGAGCCGTTTGAGATTATTTTTGAGCCCGGGATATCCTTATGAAGAAATCTTGAGTACATTCCATAACCAGACTAGCATAGTCATGTGCTCCTACTTGCCATTATTCACATCTTTTAACTTCACAAAAG GAGGCTTGATACAGCTGAACTATGGAGCACCTCAGCCTCTTCAGTATGTAGCCAATGCAGCGTTTTTGGCCGCCTTGTTTAGTGATTATCTAGCAGCTGCTGATGCTCCTGGATGGTATTGTGGACCCAATTTCTACTCGGTTGATGTCCTGCGTAATTTTGCTGAATCACAG ATTGACTACATTCTTGGCAAAAACCCGAGAAAGATGAGTTATGTTGTGGGCTTTGGCAATCACTATCCAAAACACGTCCACCATCGCGGTGCATCAATCCCTAAAAACAAGGTCAGGTACAACTGCAAAGGAGGATGGAAATGGAGGGATTCCAAGAAGCCAAATCCAAACATCCTTGTCGGAGCCATGGTTGCCGGTCCAGATGTGCACGATGGTTTCCACGATGTCCGCACCAACTACAACTACACAGAGCCGACGCTTGCTGGCAATGCCGGACTGGTGGCCGCCCTCGTTGCTCTATCGGGCGAAAGGAGCACTAGAATTGACAAAAACACAATATTTTCCGCAGTGCCTCCTATGTTCCCCACCCCGCCGCCCCCTCCGGCCCCTTGGAAACCTTGA